ATCCCGCCGGCGGCCTGCGTCGCGCCGCTGCCGGCGAGGCCGCGCTCGAGCACGACCGTGCGCCGAAAGCGGGCCGGTTCGCCGCCGCGCAGCAGCTCGTAGGCTACCGAGAGGCCGATGATCCCGCCGCCGATCACCACCACGTCAGCGGGCTCTTTCGCTAGCCTCGGGCTCATCCGCTGCTCCTGAGATCGAAGGCCTCGATCGCCTCACGCAAGCGCCGCGTCGCCGCCGCGGGGTCCGGCTGGCAGACGACCGCAGCCGTCGCCGCCACGCCCCAGGCGCCGGCCTCGAGCACCCCCGCCACGCGCTCGGCGGTGATCCCACCGATGGCGATCACGGGCTTGTCGACGGCGGCGACGATCGCCGCCAGGCCGTCGAGGCCCAGCGTCGCGGCCGGCCGCGCCTTGCTGTGCGTCTCGAAGACGGGGCCGACGCCGAGGTAGTCAACGGGGGCCTGCGCCAGCGCGCGCGCCTCCTCGAGGCTGTTCGCGGTCGCGCCCACCCAGGCCGCCCCACCGAGCAGGCGCCGCACCAGCGCGGGCTCCGGGTCGTCGCGACCGACGTGCAAACCCTCCGCCTGCGCCGCTAGGGCCACGTCGAGCCGATCGTCCACCACGAGCGGGAGTTGCCGCGGCGCCAGCTCCGCCCGCATCGCCTGCGCCAGCGCGATCAGCTCACGCGTGGCCCGCGGGCGCTTCTCCCGCAGCTGTACCGCGTCGGCGCCGCCCTCCGCGGCGAGGCGCGCCAGCTCCACGTGCGTGTAGCGCGCTTGCTGCTGCTCGTCGGTGATGACGTGCAAGCGGGGCAGCGGACGCGGGGCGGGAGCGGCGGTGGGCACCCAGCCCGCACCGGCCTGGCGCAGGAAGAAGAAGTGATCGGTGGGGCCGTGGCCAGCGCCCAGGCCCGGCGCGGCGCCGATCGCCAGGGTCACGTACTGTTTGGCCTGCGCCACAGCCTGAGCCAACGCATGGCCCTGCGCGAGCAGCGTGGCGATCGCGGCCGAGAAGGTGCAGCCCGTCCCATGCGTGTGGCGCGAGGCGAGCCGCTCACCCTCGAAGCGTTGCTCACCGGCGGCCGTGACCAGCACGTCGATCGCGCGGTCGGAGCGCAGGTCGCCGCCGGTCACGACGACGGCGCGCGCGCCGCGATTGAGCAACGCGCGCGCCGCGACGGCGGCCTCGGCGGCCGTGGTCACGGGCAAGCCGGTCAGCGCGGCCGCCTCATGCCCATTGGGGGTGACGACGGTGGCCAAGGGCAGCAGCTCATCCGCGAGCGCCGCCAGGCCGGCGGCATCGAGGAGGCTGTCGCCGCTGGTCGCGCGCCCGACGGGATCGAGCACGAAGTGCGCAGGCGCCTGCTCGCGCATCAGCGCCGCGACGACACGCACGACCTCGCGCCCACCGAGCATGCCGCTCTTGACCGCGCGGATCGGCAGGTCGGCGAAGAGCGAGCGGAGCTGGGCGCGCACGAAGTCGGGAGCGACCGCCTGCGCGGCCTGCACGCCGCGGGTGTTCTGCGCCGTCAACGCGCTGATCGCGCTGACGCCGTAGCCACCGAGCGCGGCGATGGTCTTGAGGTCGGCCTGAATCCCGGCGCCGGCGCAGGAGTCGGAGCCGGCGATGGTGAGCACGACCGGGAGCGAGTTGCTCATCCCCGGCGCTCGCCACCACGCGGCGACGCGCGGCCTGCGGCGGCCCAGCGCGACAGCGCCAATACCGGCGTCTTCGACCGGATCATTTCAACATCGTTTCTAGCGGATCACCTGACCGGAACAGCTCCTGTGCTCAAGGCCCGGCGCCGCCGGGCGGGAGTATACGCCCGAGCGAAG
This genomic stretch from Pseudomonadota bacterium harbors:
- the thiD gene encoding bifunctional hydroxymethylpyrimidine kinase/phosphomethylpyrimidine kinase, coding for MSNSLPVVLTIAGSDSCAGAGIQADLKTIAALGGYGVSAISALTAQNTRGVQAAQAVAPDFVRAQLRSLFADLPIRAVKSGMLGGREVVRVVAALMREQAPAHFVLDPVGRATSGDSLLDAAGLAALADELLPLATVVTPNGHEAAALTGLPVTTAAEAAVAARALLNRGARAVVVTGGDLRSDRAIDVLVTAAGEQRFEGERLASRHTHGTGCTFSAAIATLLAQGHALAQAVAQAKQYVTLAIGAAPGLGAGHGPTDHFFFLRQAGAGWVPTAAPAPRPLPRLHVITDEQQQARYTHVELARLAAEGGADAVQLREKRPRATRELIALAQAMRAELAPRQLPLVVDDRLDVALAAQAEGLHVGRDDPEPALVRRLLGGAAWVGATANSLEEARALAQAPVDYLGVGPVFETHSKARPAATLGLDGLAAIVAAVDKPVIAIGGITAERVAGVLEAGAWGVAATAAVVCQPDPAAATRRLREAIEAFDLRSSG